In a single window of the Massilia oculi genome:
- a CDS encoding DUF6279 family lipoprotein, whose product MRNTLFRRTIALFAIALMALAAGCSTIRFSYNQGDTLLYWWMNSYVDFEGQQADIAKRDINGLFQWHRQTQLRDYAALLGNFKQKLGGNPSQADLLQAYREIRVRGERLSQRAVPELTTLAMSITPAQIAHIDKKFKDKNEEYRRKFMSGSVEKRQRARFKKSMEQMELWFGRFSNEQEAALRRASDLRPLDNQQWLEERQYRQRRILALLQEVQQKKLNREQTTAKVQGLMRELFTRMESPERKAFYDASIDHTTKYILTAIKLATPEQKAHAQQRMQGWINDFEALAAGK is encoded by the coding sequence ATGCGAAATACCTTGTTCCGGCGCACCATTGCGTTATTCGCGATTGCCTTGATGGCGCTGGCGGCCGGTTGCAGCACCATTCGCTTCTCGTATAACCAAGGGGACACCTTACTGTACTGGTGGATGAATTCCTATGTCGACTTCGAAGGACAACAGGCCGACATCGCCAAGCGCGACATCAATGGATTGTTCCAATGGCATCGCCAGACCCAGTTGCGCGACTATGCCGCTTTATTAGGCAATTTCAAGCAAAAACTGGGCGGCAACCCGAGCCAGGCCGACCTGCTCCAGGCCTACCGCGAGATCCGCGTGCGCGGCGAACGCCTGTCCCAGCGCGCGGTGCCGGAACTGACGACGCTGGCCATGTCGATTACCCCCGCGCAAATCGCCCATATCGACAAGAAGTTCAAGGACAAGAACGAGGAATACCGCCGCAAGTTCATGAGCGGCAGCGTCGAGAAGCGCCAGCGCGCGCGCTTCAAGAAGTCGATGGAGCAGATGGAGCTGTGGTTCGGCCGCTTCAGCAACGAGCAGGAAGCCGCCCTGCGCCGCGCCTCCGACCTGCGTCCGCTCGACAACCAGCAGTGGCTGGAGGAGCGCCAGTACCGCCAGCGCCGCATCCTGGCGCTGCTGCAAGAGGTGCAACAGAAAAAGCTCAACCGCGAGCAGACCACGGCCAAGGTACAAGGCCTGATGCGCGAGTTGTTCACACGCATGGAGTCGCCCGAGCGCAAGGCTTTCTATGACGCCAGCATCGACCATACGACGAAATACATCCTGACCGCGATCAAACTGGCGACGCCGGAGCAGAAGGCCCATGCGCAACAGCGGATGCAGGGCTGGATCAATGATTTCGAAGCATTGGCAGCGGGTAAATAA
- a CDS encoding YfhL family 4Fe-4S dicluster ferredoxin, with the protein MALLITDDCINCDVCEPECPNDAISMGEEYYQIDPHKCTECVGHFDEPQCVQLCPVACIPLNPEWRESREELLIKYERLTADKPTA; encoded by the coding sequence ATGGCTTTATTGATTACCGACGACTGCATCAACTGCGACGTCTGCGAACCCGAATGCCCCAACGATGCCATTTCGATGGGCGAAGAGTATTACCAGATCGATCCGCACAAGTGCACCGAGTGCGTCGGCCATTTCGACGAGCCGCAATGCGTGCAACTGTGCCCGGTTGCCTGCATTCCGCTCAATCCGGAATGGCGCGAATCGCGCGAAGAACTCCTCATCAAGTACGAGCGTCTGACGGCTGACAAGCCCACCGCCTGA
- a CDS encoding LysR family transcriptional regulator, whose amino-acid sequence MSFLTLDLNLLRVFDAVMTEQNLTRAAGHLAMTQPAVSNAIKRLRESLGDELLIRTAYGVKPTPRAEALWPAVRQALAALEAAVMPETFDVSKAQATFRMAMADATAALWLPSLMRSIEREAPGVNIRMVPLTTREPRPMLLRGDIDLAVGFFPGVAAQLSYETGSPIRHERLYSGVYVCVMRKDHPLAKEKLDLDTYCKANHLLVSFSGRAHGLVDEALAQVGRERRILLTVNQFFTAGRVVANSDLITVLPKHLMVSTGMTDVLIWKELPLQLPAVHLDMLWHERDGRSPAHRWLRKNLESMAESASKSGVRKVV is encoded by the coding sequence ATGAGCTTTCTGACGCTTGACCTGAATCTGCTGCGCGTGTTCGACGCGGTGATGACCGAGCAAAACCTGACCCGCGCCGCCGGCCACCTGGCCATGACCCAGCCCGCGGTGTCGAATGCGATCAAGCGACTACGAGAAAGCCTGGGCGACGAGCTCCTGATCCGCACCGCCTATGGCGTCAAACCGACCCCGCGCGCCGAAGCCCTGTGGCCGGCCGTGCGCCAGGCCCTGGCGGCGCTGGAAGCGGCGGTGATGCCGGAGACCTTCGACGTCTCCAAGGCCCAGGCGACCTTCCGCATGGCCATGGCCGACGCGACCGCTGCGCTGTGGCTGCCATCCCTGATGCGCTCGATCGAACGCGAGGCGCCGGGCGTGAACATCCGCATGGTGCCGCTGACGACGCGCGAGCCGCGTCCGATGCTGTTGCGCGGCGATATTGACCTGGCGGTTGGCTTCTTCCCCGGCGTCGCGGCCCAGCTGTCGTACGAAACCGGTTCGCCGATCCGCCACGAGCGCCTGTATTCCGGCGTCTATGTGTGCGTGATGCGCAAGGACCATCCACTGGCCAAGGAAAAGCTCGATCTCGATACCTATTGCAAGGCCAATCACTTGCTGGTGAGCTTCTCGGGCCGTGCCCACGGCCTGGTCGACGAGGCGCTGGCCCAGGTCGGTCGCGAACGCCGCATCCTCTTGACCGTGAACCAGTTCTTCACGGCGGGCAGGGTGGTGGCGAACTCCGACCTGATCACGGTGCTGCCGAAACACTTGATGGTCTCGACCGGCATGACCGACGTGCTGATCTGGAAAGAGCTGCCGTTGCAGCTGCCGGCCGTGCACCTGGACATGCTGTGGCACGAACGCGATGGCCGCAGCCCGGCCCACCGCTGGCTGCGCAAGAACCTGGAATCGATGGCGGAAAGCGCCTCGAAGAGCGGCGTGCGCAAGGTCGTCTGA
- the glmU gene encoding bifunctional UDP-N-acetylglucosamine diphosphorylase/glucosamine-1-phosphate N-acetyltransferase GlmU: MNVVILAAGMGKRMQSALPKVLHPLAGKPLLRHVIDTARSLSPQKLCVIYGHGGAAVPDMVSALAQETGVTIDTALQQPQLGTGHAVMQAVPQLDDGSATLVLYGDVPLTTADTLRRLVEAAGSDKLGILTVEQANPFGLGRIVRENGKIARIVEEKDASEAERAIREINSGIMAVPTRHLKKWLAALSNNNAQGEYYLTDIVAQAVADGVPVVSAQPSGEWEVAGVNSKVQLAELERRHQLNIAHALLEKGVTLMDPARIDVRGELICGRDVVIDVGCVFEGKVELADGVKIGANCVLVGATVGPGANIKPFCHIEGAAIGAASQIGPYARLRPGTELGEDVHVGNFVEVKNSTVAAHSKANHLAYIGDATVGSRVNIGAGVITCNYDGANKFRTVIEDEVFVGSDSQLVAPVTIGKGATIGAGTTLTKDAPAGKLTISRPKQITIEGWKRPVKVKK; this comes from the coding sequence ATGAACGTTGTGATCCTCGCCGCCGGCATGGGAAAGCGCATGCAGTCCGCCCTGCCGAAAGTCCTGCATCCATTGGCTGGTAAGCCGCTGTTGCGTCACGTTATCGATACGGCACGTAGCCTGAGTCCGCAGAAATTATGTGTGATTTACGGGCACGGCGGCGCAGCGGTGCCCGATATGGTGTCCGCGCTGGCGCAAGAAACCGGCGTCACCATCGACACCGCCCTGCAGCAGCCGCAGCTGGGCACCGGCCATGCGGTGATGCAGGCCGTGCCGCAACTGGACGATGGCAGCGCCACCCTGGTGCTGTATGGCGACGTGCCGCTGACGACGGCGGACACGCTGCGCCGCCTGGTCGAGGCCGCAGGAAGCGACAAGTTGGGCATCCTGACGGTCGAACAGGCCAACCCCTTCGGCCTGGGCCGCATCGTGCGCGAGAACGGCAAGATCGCGCGCATCGTGGAAGAAAAAGATGCCAGCGAGGCCGAGCGCGCCATCCGCGAAATCAATAGCGGCATCATGGCGGTTCCGACCCGCCACCTCAAGAAGTGGCTGGCTGCGCTGTCCAACAACAATGCCCAGGGCGAGTACTACCTCACCGACATCGTGGCCCAGGCCGTGGCGGACGGCGTGCCGGTCGTGTCAGCGCAACCGTCGGGCGAATGGGAAGTGGCCGGCGTGAACAGCAAGGTGCAACTGGCCGAACTCGAGCGTCGCCATCAACTGAATATCGCCCATGCCCTGCTGGAAAAAGGCGTGACCTTGATGGACCCGGCGCGCATCGATGTGCGCGGCGAACTGATTTGCGGCCGTGATGTCGTCATCGACGTCGGCTGCGTCTTCGAAGGTAAAGTGGAACTGGCCGACGGCGTGAAGATTGGCGCCAACTGCGTGCTGGTCGGCGCCACGGTCGGTCCTGGGGCCAACATCAAGCCGTTCTGCCATATCGAAGGCGCCGCCATTGGCGCCGCCTCGCAGATCGGACCGTATGCGCGCCTGCGTCCGGGCACCGAGCTGGGCGAGGACGTCCATGTGGGTAACTTTGTCGAGGTCAAGAACAGCACCGTGGCGGCGCACAGCAAGGCCAACCACCTGGCCTATATCGGCGACGCCACCGTTGGCTCACGTGTGAACATCGGCGCCGGCGTCATTACCTGCAACTACGACGGCGCCAACAAGTTCCGTACCGTGATCGAAGACGAGGTGTTCGTGGGCAGCGACAGCCAGCTGGTGGCGCCGGTGACGATCGGCAAGGGCGCGACGATTGGCGCCGGCACCACGCTGACCAAGGATGCGCCGGCCGGCAAGCTGACGATTTCGCGGCCCAAGCAAATCACCATCGAAGGATGGAAGCGTCCAGTGAAAGTGAAGAAGTAA
- the coaD gene encoding pantetheine-phosphate adenylyltransferase, translating to MVVAVYPGTFDPLTRGHEDLVRRASGLFDRLVVGVADSRNKRPFFTLEERLDIANEVLGHYPNVQVESFSGLLKDFVRKHDARVIVRGLRAVSDFEYEFQMAGMNRYLLPDVETMFLTPSDQYQFISGTIVREIAMLGGDVSKFVFPSVDRWLQQKIASMAQTPKA from the coding sequence ATGGTTGTAGCCGTTTATCCAGGTACGTTCGATCCGCTGACCCGCGGCCACGAGGATTTGGTACGCCGCGCATCCGGGCTGTTCGACCGACTGGTGGTCGGCGTCGCCGACAGCCGCAACAAACGTCCGTTCTTCACGCTCGAAGAGCGCCTGGATATCGCCAACGAAGTGCTTGGCCATTACCCCAATGTGCAGGTCGAGAGTTTCTCGGGCCTGCTCAAGGATTTCGTGCGCAAGCACGACGCTCGCGTGATCGTGCGCGGCCTGCGCGCGGTGTCCGATTTCGAGTACGAGTTCCAGATGGCGGGCATGAACCGCTACCTGCTGCCCGACGTCGAAACCATGTTCCTGACCCCGTCCGACCAGTACCAGTTCATTTCGGGCACCATCGTGCGCGAGATCGCCATGCTGGGCGGCGACGTGTCCAAATTCGTATTCCCTTCGGTCGACCGCTGGCTGCAGCAGAAAATCGCCAGCATGGCGCAAACGCCGAAGGCCTGA
- the putA gene encoding trifunctional transcriptional regulator/proline dehydrogenase/L-glutamate gamma-semialdehyde dehydrogenase: protein MQIAASPASTFVPFDALHAETKRGQTPLRAAITAAYRRDETEAVQWLLAQGATPGAEAQPLAHRLVSAVREKRTRASGVDALMHEFSLSSDEGVALMCLAEALLRIPDSETADRLIADKISRGDWRKHLGESPSLFVNAATWGLLITGKLVSTNSEQGLGSALTRLIAKGGEPLIRKGVDMAMRMLGNQFVTGQTIDEALKNSRDNETRGYRYSYDMLGEAALTESDARNYYASYEAAIHAIGKASNGRGIKDGPGISIKLSALHPRYSRAQYARVMGELLPRVRSLVLLAKTYNIGINIDAEEADRLEISLDMLEALAFDPELSGFEGIGLVVQAYQKRCPFVIDFLVDLAKRSGQKFMVRLVKGAYWDAEIKRAQVDGMPGYPVYTRKVYTDVSYLTCARKLLAAADVLYPQFATHNAHTLSVIYTWARQDQVSNYEFQCLHGMGETLYDQVVGSKNLDKACRIYAPVGSHETLLAYLVRRLLENGANSSFVNQIVDENVAIDTLLTDPFDVARASAGRPHPAIALPLDMFGAERKNSSGMDLVNEDILAKVADGLAQQRQHVAGPLIDGSVDAGVPANVVNPAMSSDIVGQVSEASRTDVETALAAASAFAGEWAATATHERAAILERTADLFEQHGVELMALAVREAGKSLPNAIAELREAVDFLRYYAVQIRGSSKAEALGPVSCISPWNFPLAIFTGQVAAALAAGNVVLAKPAEQTPLIACRAVELFLEAGTPRAALQLLPGRGEVVGAALTADSRIKGVIFTGSTEVAQLINRTLAKRAEQEGIDIPLVAETGGQNALIVDSSALPEQVVQDVLSSAFDSAGQRCSALRVLFLQEDIADKTIKMLKGAMQELRVGCPDRLATDIGPVIDAEAQRNLLAHIERTRATARSHFALELPASVVAAGTFVPPTVLEIASLAELKQEVFGPVLHIVRYRRAELPSVIDAINATGYGLTLGVHSRIDETIDTIVNRAHVGNIYVNRNIVGAVVGVQPFGGEGKSGTGPKAGGPLYLKRLQRGAAPLMEHVRQPEAALEALIGWLRANGQQPMAALAEGYARTSLNGVSMDLPGPTGESNRLSFTPRGAVLCAPATSAGLLNQLAAALATGNRALVLAPAPDAIPANLPAAVKERVRFVGKEEIDAADVAIALVETGLAGLLRTRLAARPGAIVGIVDTDALVPVDLWRLVAERAVCVNTTAAGGNASLMTLGL, encoded by the coding sequence ATGCAGATCGCTGCTTCCCCGGCCTCCACCTTCGTCCCCTTCGACGCCCTCCACGCTGAAACCAAGCGCGGGCAGACGCCCCTGCGCGCCGCCATCACCGCCGCCTATCGCCGCGATGAAACCGAGGCCGTCCAATGGCTGCTGGCGCAAGGCGCAACGCCCGGCGCAGAAGCCCAGCCGCTGGCGCACCGCCTGGTCTCGGCAGTGCGCGAAAAGCGCACCCGCGCCTCGGGCGTGGACGCGCTGATGCACGAGTTCTCGCTGTCGTCGGACGAAGGCGTCGCGCTGATGTGCCTGGCAGAAGCGCTGCTGCGCATCCCGGACAGCGAAACCGCCGATCGCCTCATCGCCGACAAGATCAGCCGCGGCGACTGGCGCAAGCACCTGGGCGAATCGCCGTCGCTGTTCGTCAATGCCGCGACCTGGGGCCTGCTCATCACCGGCAAGCTGGTCTCGACCAATAGCGAGCAGGGTCTCGGCTCGGCGCTCACGCGCCTGATCGCGAAGGGCGGCGAACCGCTGATCCGCAAGGGCGTCGACATGGCGATGCGCATGCTGGGCAACCAGTTCGTCACCGGCCAGACCATCGACGAAGCGCTGAAGAACAGCCGCGACAACGAGACCCGCGGCTATCGCTACTCCTACGACATGCTGGGCGAGGCGGCGCTGACCGAAAGCGACGCCAGGAATTATTACGCCTCATACGAAGCCGCCATCCACGCGATCGGCAAGGCCTCCAATGGCCGCGGCATCAAGGACGGTCCGGGTATTTCGATCAAGCTGTCGGCGCTGCATCCGCGCTACAGCCGTGCGCAATACGCGCGCGTGATGGGCGAGCTGCTGCCGCGCGTGCGCAGCCTGGTCCTGCTGGCCAAGACCTACAACATCGGCATCAATATCGACGCCGAGGAAGCCGACCGTCTCGAGATCTCGCTCGACATGCTCGAAGCGCTGGCGTTCGATCCCGAGCTGTCCGGCTTCGAAGGCATCGGACTGGTGGTGCAGGCCTATCAGAAACGCTGCCCGTTCGTGATCGACTTTCTTGTCGACCTGGCCAAGCGCAGCGGCCAGAAGTTCATGGTGCGCCTGGTGAAGGGCGCCTACTGGGATGCCGAGATCAAGCGCGCCCAGGTCGACGGCATGCCCGGCTATCCGGTCTACACGCGCAAGGTGTACACCGACGTCTCCTACCTGACGTGCGCGCGCAAGCTGCTGGCTGCGGCCGACGTGCTGTATCCGCAGTTCGCCACCCACAACGCCCACACGCTGTCGGTGATCTACACCTGGGCCAGGCAGGACCAGGTCAGCAACTACGAGTTCCAGTGCCTGCACGGCATGGGCGAGACGCTGTACGACCAGGTCGTGGGCAGCAAGAACCTGGACAAGGCTTGCCGCATCTACGCGCCGGTCGGCTCGCACGAAACCCTGCTGGCCTACCTGGTGCGCCGCCTGCTGGAAAACGGCGCCAACTCCTCCTTCGTGAACCAGATCGTCGACGAGAACGTGGCGATCGACACGCTGCTCACCGATCCCTTCGACGTCGCACGCGCCAGTGCTGGCCGTCCGCATCCGGCGATCGCGCTGCCGCTCGACATGTTCGGCGCCGAGCGCAAGAATTCAAGCGGCATGGACCTGGTCAACGAAGACATCCTTGCCAAGGTGGCGGATGGTCTCGCGCAGCAGCGCCAGCACGTCGCCGGCCCACTGATCGACGGTTCGGTCGATGCCGGCGTGCCCGCCAATGTGGTCAATCCCGCGATGTCGAGCGATATCGTCGGCCAGGTGAGCGAAGCCTCGCGCACCGACGTCGAAACCGCCCTGGCCGCGGCCAGCGCCTTCGCCGGCGAATGGGCCGCCACCGCCACCCACGAACGCGCCGCGATCCTCGAGCGCACTGCCGATTTGTTCGAACAGCACGGCGTCGAGTTGATGGCCCTGGCCGTGCGCGAAGCCGGTAAATCGCTGCCGAACGCGATTGCCGAACTGCGCGAAGCGGTCGACTTCCTGCGCTACTACGCGGTGCAGATCCGCGGCTCGAGCAAGGCCGAGGCGCTCGGTCCCGTGAGTTGCATCAGCCCCTGGAACTTCCCGCTGGCGATCTTCACCGGCCAGGTGGCGGCCGCCCTCGCCGCCGGCAACGTGGTACTGGCCAAGCCGGCCGAGCAAACGCCATTGATCGCCTGCCGCGCGGTGGAACTGTTCCTCGAGGCGGGCACGCCGCGCGCCGCGCTGCAGCTGCTGCCGGGCCGCGGCGAAGTGGTTGGCGCCGCCCTGACGGCGGACAGCCGCATCAAGGGCGTGATCTTCACCGGGTCGACCGAAGTCGCCCAGCTGATCAACCGCACGCTGGCCAAGCGCGCGGAACAGGAAGGCATCGACATCCCGCTGGTGGCGGAAACCGGCGGCCAGAATGCGCTGATCGTCGACTCCTCGGCGCTGCCGGAGCAGGTGGTGCAGGACGTCCTGAGCTCTGCCTTCGATTCGGCCGGCCAGCGCTGCTCGGCGCTGCGCGTGCTGTTCCTGCAGGAGGACATCGCCGACAAGACCATCAAGATGCTCAAGGGCGCGATGCAGGAACTGCGCGTGGGCTGCCCGGACCGCCTGGCGACCGACATCGGCCCGGTGATCGATGCCGAGGCCCAGCGCAACCTGCTGGCCCACATCGAGCGCACCAGGGCCACCGCGCGCAGCCACTTCGCGCTCGAGCTGCCGGCGTCGGTCGTCGCTGCCGGCACCTTCGTGCCGCCGACCGTGCTCGAAATCGCTTCGCTGGCGGAGCTCAAGCAGGAAGTCTTCGGTCCGGTGCTGCACATCGTGCGCTACCGCCGCGCCGAGCTGCCCTCGGTGATCGATGCGATCAACGCCACCGGCTATGGCCTGACCCTGGGCGTGCATTCGCGCATCGATGAAACCATCGACACCATCGTCAACCGCGCCCACGTCGGCAATATCTACGTCAACCGCAACATCGTCGGCGCGGTGGTCGGCGTGCAGCCGTTCGGCGGCGAAGGCAAGTCGGGCACCGGTCCGAAGGCCGGCGGCCCGCTCTACCTGAAACGCCTGCAGCGCGGCGCGGCGCCCTTGATGGAACATGTGCGCCAGCCGGAAGCGGCATTGGAGGCCCTGATCGGCTGGCTGCGCGCCAACGGCCAGCAGCCGATGGCCGCGCTGGCCGAAGGCTACGCGCGCACCTCGCTCAATGGCGTGTCGATGGACCTGCCCGGCCCGACCGGCGAAAGCAACCGCCTGTCGTTCACGCCACGCGGCGCCGTGCTGTGCGCGCCCGCCACCTCCGCCGGCCTGCTCAATCAATTGGCAGCGGCCCTCGCCACCGGCAACCGCGCCCTGGTGCTGGCGCCGGCGCCGGACGCGATTCCGGCCAACCTGCCGGCGGCGGTGAAGGAACGCGTACGCTTCGTGGGCAAGGAAGAAATCGACGCGGCCGACGTCGCGATCGCGCTGGTCGAAACCGGCCTGGCCGGCCTGCTGCGCACCCGGCTGGCGGCGCGTCCGGGCGCGATCGTCGGCATCGTCGATACCGACGCCCTGGTCCCGGTGGACCTGTGGCGCCTGGTCGCCGAGCGGGCGGTCTGCGTCAACACGACGGCCGCTGGCGGCAACGCAAGCCTGATGACCTTGGGCCTGTAA
- a CDS encoding Lrp/AsnC family transcriptional regulator → MTELPALDDVDRRILTILQTDASHTNAELAALVHVSPPTCLRRVKQLTESGVIERQVAIVAPDKVGSRLSAIVEITLDVQAAERMEEFENLAAREAAVLQCYRVSPGPDFVLVVQVADMPAYHALAHRLFTSHANVRNVKAYFSTHRSKFDTRIAV, encoded by the coding sequence ATGACCGAACTGCCTGCTCTCGACGACGTCGATCGTCGCATCCTGACTATTTTGCAAACTGACGCATCGCATACGAACGCCGAACTGGCGGCGCTCGTGCACGTGTCGCCGCCGACCTGCCTGCGCCGCGTAAAGCAGCTGACGGAAAGTGGCGTCATCGAGCGCCAGGTCGCGATCGTGGCGCCCGACAAGGTCGGCAGCCGCCTGTCCGCCATCGTCGAGATCACGCTCGACGTGCAGGCCGCCGAGCGCATGGAAGAGTTCGAGAACCTGGCCGCCAGGGAAGCGGCCGTGCTGCAGTGCTACCGGGTGTCGCCAGGCCCCGATTTCGTGCTGGTCGTGCAGGTCGCCGACATGCCGGCCTACCACGCGCTGGCGCACCGGCTGTTCACGTCGCACGCCAACGTGCGCAACGTGAAAGCCTATTTTTCGACCCACCGCAGCAAATTCGACACCCGGATCGCCGTCTAG
- a CDS encoding Lrp/AsnC ligand binding domain-containing protein, giving the protein MLDKISKKILAELQNDGRISNVELAARVNLSPAACLERVRKLHESGYIMGYTAQLNPQLLDVSLLVFIEVVLDRTTPEVFDAFKQSVQMIPEVLECHMVAGGFDYLVKARVKDMAAYREFLGKTLLQKGVRETHTYAVMEEVKNTTKLPIR; this is encoded by the coding sequence ATGTTGGACAAGATCAGCAAGAAGATCCTCGCCGAGCTGCAGAACGACGGGCGCATCAGCAACGTGGAGCTGGCGGCACGGGTCAACCTGTCGCCCGCGGCCTGTCTCGAGCGCGTGCGCAAACTGCACGAATCGGGTTACATCATGGGCTACACGGCCCAGCTCAATCCGCAGCTGCTCGACGTGTCGCTGCTGGTCTTCATCGAGGTCGTGCTCGATCGTACCACTCCCGAAGTCTTCGATGCGTTCAAGCAGAGCGTGCAGATGATTCCCGAGGTGCTGGAATGCCATATGGTGGCCGGCGGCTTCGACTACCTCGTCAAGGCGCGCGTCAAGGACATGGCGGCCTACCGCGAATTCCTGGGCAAGACCCTGTTGCAGAAGGGCGTGCGCGAAACCCATACCTATGCGGTGATGGAAGAAGTCAAGAATACGACCAAATTGCCGATCCGCTGA
- the rsmD gene encoding 16S rRNA (guanine(966)-N(2))-methyltransferase RsmD: MKSRPEAAKPHGAPRMAQHQVRIIGGAWKRTLLPVVDALGLRPTPDRVRETVFNWINHQLGSDWDQAIVLDLYAGSGVLGFEAASRGAAKVTMVDNHAPAVRQLEANRDKLKADNITVLRADALTLARDLATRGQRFDVIFLDPPYQQNLLAKTLPLCAALLLEGGMVYAEAEVPLPTEGDDIPDWLMGWEAVRADKAGMVYYHLLKLQEKAA, translated from the coding sequence ATGAAATCGAGGCCCGAGGCCGCCAAACCCCACGGCGCGCCGCGCATGGCCCAGCATCAGGTCCGCATCATCGGCGGCGCCTGGAAACGCACGCTGCTGCCGGTGGTCGACGCCCTCGGCCTGCGTCCCACCCCAGACCGCGTGCGCGAAACCGTCTTCAACTGGATCAACCACCAGCTCGGCAGCGACTGGGACCAGGCCATTGTGCTCGACCTGTACGCGGGTTCCGGCGTGCTCGGCTTCGAGGCGGCCAGCCGCGGCGCGGCGAAAGTGACGATGGTCGACAACCACGCCCCGGCCGTGCGCCAGCTCGAAGCCAACCGCGACAAGCTCAAGGCCGACAACATCACCGTCCTGCGCGCCGACGCCCTGACCCTGGCGCGCGACCTGGCCACCCGCGGCCAGCGCTTCGACGTGATCTTCCTCGATCCGCCTTATCAACAGAATCTGCTGGCCAAGACCCTGCCGCTGTGCGCGGCGCTGCTGCTCGAAGGCGGCATGGTGTATGCCGAAGCCGAGGTGCCGTTGCCGACCGAGGGCGACGACATCCCCGACTGGCTGATGGGTTGGGAAGCGGTGCGCGCCGACAAGGCGGGCATGGTCTACTACCATTTGCTGAAGCTGCAGGAAAAGGCGGCCTGA